One stretch of Zingiber officinale cultivar Zhangliang chromosome 6B, Zo_v1.1, whole genome shotgun sequence DNA includes these proteins:
- the LOC121989525 gene encoding protein RICE SALT SENSITIVE 3-like, protein MEEQLNPLAVTHLLQHTLRSLCISKSSQWIYAVFWRILPRNYPPPKWDLQAGVYDRSRGNRRNWILAWEDGFCNFAANSTTCDQLAAGTSSAYEECETSKGLQPELFFKMSHEIYNYGEGFIGKVAADHGHKWVLKEPQDQEINFLSSWNNSADAQPRTWEAQFQSGIKTIALVAVSEGIVQLGSINKVMEDLSFVALLRKKFSYLESIPGVLLPHPSSAAAAAAAFPIVDGCNQLAAACGPHWTASLPLPLPLPDLYDQYLMAQQMRVTPSMSSLEALLSKLPPVAPPQGFMEMPPPMVGLMQRPLVGAKEEQGEEKMEELQPTPPQPESGGDSSSSLPSYYLNMTKLPGQDHDPEGF, encoded by the exons ATGGAGGAGCAACTCAATCCTTTAGCTGTGACTCATCTCCTGCAACACACCCTGAGAAGCCTGTGCATCAGCAAAAGCTCCCAATGGATTTATGCTGTCTTCTGGAGGATCTTGCCGAGAAATTACCCTCCTCCCAA GTGGGATCTCCAAGCAGGGGTTTATGACAGAAGTAGAGGAAACAGGAGGAATTG GATACTTGCGTGGGAGGATGGTTTCTGCAATTTTGCTGCTAATTCCACAACCTGTGATCAATTAGCAGCAGGCACCTCATCAGCTTATGAAGAATGTGAAACTAGTAAAGGCCTCCAACCTGAGCTCTTCTTCAAGATGTCCCATGAGATCTACAACTATGGAGAAGG CTTTATTGGAAAAGTTGCAGCAGATCACGGCCATAAATGGGTGCTTAAGGAACCCCAAGATCAAGAGATCAACTTCCTCTCCTCTTGGAACAACTCTGCTGATGCA CAACCAAGAACTTGGGAAGCTCAGTTTCAATCTGGCATCAAG ACCATTGCTCTAGTCGCAGTTAGTGAAGGAATTGTGCAATTGGGATCCATCAACAAG GTGATGGAGGATTTGAGCTTCGTCGCGTTGCTCCGCAAGAAGTTTAGCTACCTCGAGAGCATCCCCGGCGTCCTCCTCCCCCACCCTTCCTCCGCAGCTGCAGCGGCCGCCGCCTTCCCCATCGTTGACGGGTGCAACCAGCTGGCTGCTGCCTGTGGCCCCCACTGGACCGCATCCCTGCCCCTGCCCCTGCCCCTGCCGGACTTGTATGACCAATACTTGATGGCGCAGCAGATGAGGGTCACGCCGTCGATGAGCAGCCTCGAGGCGCTGCTCTCGAAGCTGCCGCCCGTTGCCCCGCCACAAGGTTTCATGGAGATGCCCCCACCGATGGTCGGGCTGATGCAGAGGCCGCTGGTGGGTGCAAAAGAGGAACAAGGAGAGGAGAAAATGGAAGAGTTACAGCCGACGCCGCCACAGCCAGAGAGCGGTGGCGACAGCAGCAGCTCATTGCCTTCGTATTATCTCAATATGACCAAATTACCAGGTCAGGATCATGATCCCGAGGGCttctaa
- the LOC121991547 gene encoding zinc finger MYM-type protein 1-like, which yields MENHQPVMKKGKTLLSFFQKQDQSEGSSIPNDVPPSVATSSEFIESSHSNPVIELSVSIERDPGKRKQICEYPINERDQVRRAYLNAGPYQPKLLTYQRTQFGKQTRRFQEHWYNKFRWLEYSSSTDKAYCFYCFLFLTDPTQPNLSSLAIDGFNSWKRVCNGDKCAFLTHVGTSSSSHHNASLRKAEGLMKPSQHIDKVMLAVSSEEVQKNRLRLKTTITSVRWLALQGCSFRGHNESSKSLNRGNFLELLDAFGRLNKEVGDVLSSAARNNTYTSPKVQKEVLNIMANRVRQRIRSEIGDASFCILVDEAQDESKREQMALILRFVNSNGILTERFFEIKSVSDTTSLTLKNTVSDILVHYNLPAQNMRGQGYDGASNMRGAWNGLQALFLKDCPYAYYVHCFAHRLQLTLVSAAKDVRDIWDFFSHLDNVVNMMTSSPKRLCELQITQRREIEHLLEIGERNPGRGANQIGNLQRAGATRWSSHYDSVKSLIDMYGATCKVLEHLSEHSSNTSSQAEVGGIYKNITSFEFVFVLHFMRRILAITDILCQALQKKTQDILTAMRFVYSTKIVIQALREDGWEEFLQEVTSFCSKHDVYIPDFDSSYRVGRSRGREYPTVEHHYHFDVFNKAIDFLLMELNTRFNETSVELLSLSAALDPKNSFESFNIDDICKLAEKFYPQDFTKQDIYSLRIELQHYQSDVISESRFQVSTLSNLCQELVASRRSENYVMLTRLIYLVLTLPVSTATVERAFSAMKHVKTAIRNKMEDGFLADCMTIYIEREFAMNIDVESIIDEYYAYDQHLNMILGDVEEIITTVGIDNETYEEIVQTTKRIVPFLFVQGDRVILVSPPLRIA from the exons ATGGAAAATCATCAACCTGTTATGAAAAAGGGAAAaactttattatctttttttcaaAAACAAGACCAATCTGAAGGTTCCTCAATTCCTAATGATGTCCCCCCTTCAGTAGCCACATCTTCTGAATTCATAGAGTCTTCACATTCTAATCCTGTCATAGAACTATCTGTTTCTATTGAACGTGATCCGGGGAAGAGGAAACAAATATGTGAATATCCAATAAATGAACGAGACCAAGTTCGACGAGCTTACCTAAATGCTGGACCATATCAACCGAAACTTTTGACATATCAACGAACACAATTTGGTAAGCAAACACGTAGATTCCAAGAACATTGGTATAATAAGTTTCGGTGGTTGGAATACTCTTCTTCAACAGATAAGGCATATTGCTtttattgctttctttttctTACCGATCCTACTCAACCAAATCTTTCATCATTGGCCATCGATGGATTTAACAGTTGGAAGAGGGTATGTAATGGAGATAAGTGTGCATTTCTCACTCATGTTGGTACCTCTTCTTCATCACATCATAATGCATCTTTGAGAAAGGCCGAAGGTTTAATGAAACCATCTCAGCatattgacaaagtaatgcttgCTGTATCAAGTGAGGAGGTTCAGAAAAATCGTCTGCGTCTTAAAACCACAATTACAAGTGTGCGGTGGCTTGCACTTCAAGGTTGTTCTTTCAGGGGGCATAACGAATCATCTAAGTCATTGAATCgagggaattttcttgaattgttGGATGCTTTTGGACGACTTAATAAAGAAGTTGGAGATGTATTGAGTAGTGCTGCAAGAAATAATACATACACTTCTCCAAAAGTACAAAAAGAGGTTTTGAATATTATGGCCAATAGAGTTCGACAAAGAATTCGAAGTGAAATTGGGGATGCAAGcttttgtattcttgttgatgaagCACAAGATGAATCTAAACGTGAGCAAATGGCTCTTATCTTAAGGTTCGTGAATAGCAATGGGATTCTAACAGAACGATTTTTTGAAATCAAAAGTGTTAGTGATACTACCTCATTGACACTCAAAAACACAGTTAGTGATATTCTTGTTCATTACAACCTTCCAGCTCAGAACATGAGAGGCCAAGGGTATGATGGGGCTAGTAATATGCGGGGTGCTTGGAATGGACTACAGGCTTTATTTCTCAAAGATTGTCCATATGCATATTATGTACATTGTTTTGCGCACAGATTACAATTAACATTGGTTTCAGCAGCTAAGGATGTTCGAGATATTTGGGATTTCTTCTCTCATTTGGATAATGTTGTTAATATGATGACGTCTTCTCCTAAGCGTCTTTGTGAGTTGCAAATTACTCAAAGAAGAGAAATAGAGCATTTGCTAGAAATTGGAGAACGTAATCCAGGACGTGGGGCTAATCAGATTGGTAACTTGCAACGAGCAGGGGCAACTCGTTGGAGTTCTCATTATGACTCTGTAAAGAGTTTAATAGATATGTATGGTGCTACTTGTAAGGTGCTTGAGCATCTAAGTGAGCATAGTTCAAATACAAGTTCTCAGGCTGAAGTTGGTGGTATATATAAAAACATAACAAGCTTCGAATTTGTATTTGTCTTGCATTTCATGCGTAGGATTTTGGCCATCACTGATATTTTGTGTCAGGCCCTCCAGAAGAAAACTCAAGATATTTTAACTGCAATGAGATTTGTCTACAGTACAAAAATTGTCATTCAAGCATTGAGGGAAGATGGCTGGGAAGAATTTCTACAGGAAGTGACTTCATTTTGCTCAAAACATGATGTTTACATACCTGACTTCGACAGTTCATATAGGGTTGGTCGTTCCCGTGGGCGAGAGTATCCTACAGTTGAGCATCATTATCATTTTGATGTTTTCAATAAAGCAATAGATTTTCTTCTGATGGAGTTAAATACAAGATTTAATGAGACATCAGTAGAACTCCTTTCTCTTAGCGCAGCATTGGACCCTAAAAATTCATTTGAATCATTCAACATAGATGACATTTGCAAGCTTGCAGAGAAGTTTTACCCTCAGGATTTTACAAAACAAGATATTTATTCCTTGAGAATTGAGTTGCAACATTATCAGAGTGATGTGATTTCTGAATCTCGATTTCAAGTATCCACTCTTTCTAATTTATGTCAGGAGTTGGTTGCGAGTAGAAGGTCAGAGAATTATGTTATGCTGACACGACTGATTTATCTTGTGTTGACACTACCCGTATCTACTGCTACAGTTGAAAGAGCTTTTTCAGCCATGAAACATGTCAAAACTGCAATTCGTAACAAGATGGAGGATGGTTTTCTTGCTGATTGTATGACCATTTATATTGAGCGAGAATTTGCAATGAATATAGATGTAGAGTCTATTATTGATGAATATTAC GCTTACGATCAGCATTTGAATATGATTCTTGGAGATGTGGAAGAGATCATAACTACTGTGGGAATTGACAATGAGACTTATGAAGAAATAGTTCAG ACCACCAAGCGAATTGTGCCGTTTCTTTTTGTTCAAGGTGATAGAGTTATTTTAGTTTCTCCACCTTTGAGGATAGCATGA